In Panthera uncia isolate 11264 unplaced genomic scaffold, Puncia_PCG_1.0 HiC_scaffold_1656, whole genome shotgun sequence, the DNA window GAATTTAGATATTATCTCAAAAACTAAATTATTATCCAATGTTCACTCTGATATTACCTGTACATCCTTCCATATTATTTCTGCTCCTTCAGTGAGTACTCATTGACATTTGGATATCACCATTTGCCCAGCTATCATCCACAATCAGTTGCATGCTGTCCATGATCACCACAGACACATTGGTATTGCTTTGATGTCTGTGTTCATGGGTGACCAGATCCAACATGCCAGTGGAAGGCAGGATTTGAGGCATCAGCAGCTTCGGTGTTGTTTCTTATAAAGTCCTGATTTTTGTGTTTGGCACATTATCTGGATTTTTGTGCTCATACTTCTCTGCCACCATCTGGAAAGAACAAATGCAGATCTTTTAGACcccagaaacagaaatgaactGTCACAGTCTTCTGAGTTCTCTGGCCCAGCAGGATGATGCCCAGAGGTAGTCAAGGCACTAGAATCTATAAGGTGCCACTCCCATTCTTCCACCCCTACCTTAAGTTCTTAGTTGCCGAAGCCACCATGATCACTCCTATTccaccacacaaacacacatggaTGCATACACATaggcaaaaacacacacacaagtcttCATTCTAATTGCTTTTTAGTGACTTTTGAAAAAACTAATAGGCTATTTTTACAgtagtttcaggtttacagaaaaactgaatgGAAAGCACAGGGAgattcccaccccccctccatatacacacagagagagacacacagtttCCCCTACTATTAATACCTTGCATTAATGCAAcgcatttgttataattgataggccaatattgatacattattaactaaattCCATAGTTGACATCAGGGTTCACTTCTCgggttgtatattctatgggttttaaaagattttttttaatgtttgtttatttttgagagagagagagagagagagagagagagagagagagagagagaatgtgcaggcgtgcacaagcaggaaaggggcagagagagatggagacagaatcccaagcaggctctgcgctatcagtacaaagtcccatgcagggctaaaacccatgaaccatgagagaatGACataggctgaagttggacactcaactgactgagcctcccaggctcccctctattctatgggttttaacaaatgtatagtAACAGCTATCCACCATTAGAGTACtgtacagaatagtttcactgccctaaaagccCTGTGCTCTACCTTTTCATCCCTCCTACCCTCTCCCTGAGCCACTGGCTCTAAGAGTGcttttaattaatctttttcaCATCTCCTAACTTTCAACAGCAAAGACTTGGAGAGATAGTAGTGGCTGGAAATAAGCTAATCGCTGGGAATGCCCAGAAAAATAGCAAAGTATTGTATGATCGCTGGGCAATTTTACTGGAACTTTGTCCCTCTAGTTTTCAGGAGTCCCCATGCAGATTGGGAACTTGATAAGAGTGGGCATAATCTCATCTTTCTGCTCCACCAAGTTCCAAGACACACATGGGATACATCAGCtgggtgaatgaatgagaaatgtGCTTTTCATACTTCAGGGTGTGTACCAACTTGAGGTGTGGTTATTGATTCAAGAACTAGTTGAAGAGAGACATCCAGAGGAGGATCTGAAAAAGATGATAGAATGGAGAGATTAAGGaaagtggaggggtgggggcggtagactggaaggagacacaaaaagTACAGGATAGAATACTAGCTCACACACACCTCAAATTTGCTACACATAAGCCTTCCTTGCAGAAAGggagacatgtctccaaagagacagaggcagagaggagggcatGCTGGAGCTTTAGAGGCACAGAGGTGAAGCATGGATGGGGCAGGACAAAGCAGGTGCATTTGTGTGGAGAGTGAAAGAGATTCGTTCAAGATTCATTAGCCAGCATGTGTGAACACCTCCTATTTgcaggacattatgctaagtgccagggatatgcagaagaatgatcTGGGCATTGcccctgtcctcaagaagctcaTAGTCCAGTGGAGGAGATAGAGAATTAAACATAATAATACAGTGAACAATGCCACACTGGAgtacagagaggcagaaagaggcacTGAGATTGAGATTTGATTGGGGAAGGAGGCAGCATGATGAATGACAGAGGGGTGAGGGAGCAGCAGGAGGCAAAGCATTTTGGAGATCTGGAGACTCAGCTGCTATTCTGATTCAACACCTGACTTGACTGTGTGATCTGAGAACTAATGTCACTGCTGGGTTCTGTTCAGGaatctcttgtagatagcatgtACTTGATGCCTACAGCTGTTTCTGAATAAGTTGGTTATCATTATAAGAACAGTTTAATTCAGAGCCTAAGACAAGAGTCAATGTATGGGGCTGCAGAAGGGGGAGCTGCAGCTCTgagcccttccctccccacaaCCTGGAAGGCTCTggccctgccttctctcccttcaAGCTCTCATGTCTCTCACGCTGAGGCCATGGGCTTGGGTGACTGAGTCCAGCTTAATTCAATTCACTTTTGTTTGGCTCTGCTTGGTTGTGATATAGAGGCCCAAAGATGGATCCATCCCCTAATAGACAATGACACAAATGAATGGAGTCAGCCCTCTGTCTAGCCCAGCAACACTAGTGTCCTTCCTGTGAGCTCCCACAACACTTTGTATATCCCCCAGCTTTACTCCTTATCCCACTGTGTGGCAGTTGTCTATTTATGTACCCAAATTTCCCTCTGGACTGTGAGCTCTCAGATGGCAGGGAATTTGTCATGTCCATCTCTTTGTCCTCAATGCCTAACACAGAGGGAGTCctctgtaaatgtttgttgagtgaaaaTGAATGTTAGGAGATAATTAAAATAcaaggtagaaaataaaaagcattctgatagatgtgtaaGGAACACTCATGGGTCAGAGGAAGGGGAGATTAACTCCAAATGAGGCATCCAGAAAGGCCTTACAGAAGAGGGGGCAGTTAATCTGAGTCTTGATGGGCAGTGGTGTATAGGAATTTACCAGATACAGAAAATCAATTTGTGATGGGGGGAGGGTATTAGTGGCAGTTGgtgaaagaacattccaggctgaGAAATCAATGTTAGCAATGGAGGAAGTCATGAGGGTGCATGATGCCTTCAAGAAAGTGAGTCATCCAGTGGCTTAAGTGGGTGCATTGCAAGAGGAGGTGAGACAGGACAGTTCTCAGAGGATCTGGAAGACATGCTAAAGGGTTGCAGACAGTACAGGGAAGGTGAAGAGGGATTTTTTAGACAATAAGGACCTGACCTGACCTATGTTTCAAAAGGTAGTGGGTGATCAATAGTGTCAAATGCTACAGGGAGATCAAGTAGAATAGGCTGAGAAGAGACCTTTGGACTTGGCAGTTAAAGCTTACTGATCTTGAGAAGTGTCCAAACAGTGATGGGGGGCGGAGAGGAGATGGATCGGGCACTGGACTGTAATCGACTGAGGAGTgaatgagaaaatgcaaataatccTTTCAAGAAGCTTGGCTGTAAAGAGAAGGGAGAATTTGAAGCAAAGCTTGAGAAGAGACAGACCTTCTCAAGGAGAGGAGGAGTTAAGCCAATTTCCCTAAGCCTCAAGGGGTTAGAAACCTAAAGGATTCAAGTGAACCCATCCGCTGAGTGGGAGGAggtattcctgggatgcagagggATCTAGCTGGGTAGGAGATGTGGGGAATAAGTGGGCTTGGAGGGTCTGGCTGAGTGGGAGCCAGACTCCTTGCTGCCACCCCTCTGTTTTCCTACCCAGAACTGGAGCTGGCCATCAGGATCACCCTTTATGCAGTGATCTTTCTGATGAGTGTTGGAGGAAATGTGCTCATCATCGTGGTCCTGGGACTGAGCCGCCGCCTGAGGACTGTCACCAACGCCTTCCTGCTCTCACTGGCAGTCAGCGACCTCCTGCTGGCTGTGGCTTGCATGCCCTTCACCCTCCTGCCCAATCTCATGGGCACATTCATCTTTGGCACAGTCGTCTGTAAGGCGGTTTCCTACCTCATGGGTAGGTGAGACaaccccctgctcccctccttaCCTAAAGTTCTTGCTGCACATAGGGGTCTTTCTCAGTAGGGCCTGAGCAAATCACTGGTTGAGTATGTAGTACAAGTTTCCTGAATgaccccttcctcttcccttgttTAGGGGTGTCTGTAAGCGTGTCCACACTAAGCCTTGTGGCCATCGCCCTGGAGCGATACAGTGCCATCTGCCGACCACTGCAGGCACGAGTGTGGCAGACACGGTCCCACGCAGCTCGTGTGATCATAGCCACGTGGATGCTCTCTGGACTGCTCATGGTGCCCTATCCCGTGTACACCGCCGTACAGCCAGTAGGGTCCCGTGTGCTGCAGTGCGTGCATCGCTGGCCCAGTGCACATGTTCGCCAAACCTGGTGAGGGCGCCCATTCCTGGGaattcctctctccatctccatcaGCTGCTTACTACCATTCCCCAGAATCTTCCTCCAGCTGCTCCAATACTCTGATTCCCTCTCCTCACCCACCACCCTGTGATTCCCATTTGGGGTCCCTCCCCAGTTCTCTAGCCCTTCCCAGCAGGACCCCCAAATCCTACTTCTACCTCAGGGGCCTGGTCACCAGCCCTAGAAAGGATCCCTTGCTCTTCTTCCATCTGTGATTACAGGTGGACAGATACCCGTGTGATTGATCTGCTCTGTCTCCAGGTCCGTACTGCTGCTCCTGCTCTTGTTCTTCGTCCCGGGTGTGGTTATGGCTGTGGCCTACGGGCTCATCTCCCGTGAGCTCTACTTAGGGCTTCGCTTTGACGAAGACAGTGACAATGAGAACCAGAGCCGAGTCAGAAGCCAAAGAGGGCTGCGGAGCGGGGCAGGACCAGGTGGGTGATATCCAGCTTCCCCTCCCGGCCCCCACCCCTACCACCGGCCTTGGGAAGGGGTGGAGCCTAGAGTGGGTGGGGCAGAAAGGAGCCTGACACGCAGATGCTGGAAATCGGGGTCTGGTGGTTCTTGGGCTGGAGGTTGAGAGGACCCAGCCTGCTGCTTTGACAGCCTACCCTCTGTACTCAGGTTCTGCCCAACCCAATGGGCGTTGCCGGCCGGAGACCGGGCTGGCTGGAGAGGATGGCGATGGCTGTTACGTGCAGCTTCCGCGCTCTCGTCAGACCCTGGAGCTGTCCGCGCTGACGGCGCCCACACCTGGGCCAGGATGTGGCCCCCGGCCCTACCAGGCCAAGCTGTTGGCTAAGAAGCGCGTGGTGCGGATGCTACTGGTGATCGTtgtgctttttttcctgtgttggttGCCATTGTACAGTGCCAACACGTGGCGCGCCTTTGACAGCTCTGGTGCGCACCGCGCGCTTTCGGGAGCGCCCATCTCTTTCATCCACTTGCTGAGCTACGCCTCAGCCTGTGTCAACCCCCTGGTCTACTGCTTCATGCACCGTCGCTTTCGCCAGGCCTGCCTTGAGACATGTGCCCGCTGCTGCCCCAGGCCTCCACGAGCTCGCCCCAGGCCTCTTCCAGATGAGGACCCGCCCACCCCCTCCATCGCTTCACTGTCCAGGCTGAGCTACACCACCATCAGCACGCTGGGGCCTGGctgaggggtagagagggagtgggggctgAGGCGGAACACACCAATTCCTACAAGTAGGGACCCATCCAGACACAAGAGAGACACAGACCCACTGACACAGGAGACTGACACCCAAAAAGCATGGACTaatcccaacacacacacaaaagtggcTTACCtgacacaaaagaaacaaaccagatCCCCACACAGGAAATAAGGCACACTCTTGATATGGGACcaagcctggcacatagaaacAGGGCACTGACTTTAGACGCACACAGACACAGCATCCCTAGCAATGGACTATCCGTACATAGTGGAAATTCTGAGAGAGGCTGGCCTGCCTCTCATATACACATAGTAATGGCACTGATTCTTTAGGGCTCTGGAGCCTGGCACGGTACTGACTCCTGAGATGCTCCAAgctgcccgcccccccgcccccagtttGACCTCACAGTGCCCTTCCCCATTTCAGCACTGAAAAATACCACCCAACCTAATCTCACACCTCCCTGACCAACAGGCTGTTTTGCACTGAAAAGTCCCTTCATTCCTTTCCAGTTAAATTCTATGGCCCTGACCCTCCTCCATCACCCAAACTcttcaagaaataataaatgacttgGCTTCCTCCTGAACTTcctttctggacttttttttttgggggggggggcgggcaggtgaGGAGGCATGGGATTTTGTAGAATTCTCCCTCTTGGGTCCTTCTTCCACGGTCTCTCCTGTGCATGACCCCCTGCCAAAATGCCCATGGTCTGAGGCTAAATGGGGATGTGGGTATTTTGTCTGGGTTGTCATCCTGGACCCACCTACACACTAGTGTCATACATAGtagctggggatgggggtggcagGCGGAATATCCATGACACATCATGATTCCTAAGCATTCTCCTAAAGTGGTGCCATTGCTAAGGTACTATATTAATAGgtaattactaaaattttattgaaatgtaagtGGAAGCACTGTATAATAAGACTCAGTTTATTCAATGTGTGTTTCAAATACCAGGACTCAGATCATAAGTGTACAAGTTAAAGAGTAGGAACTTTTTTAATGCACTCTTCTCTGGTGTCAGAATCTGGCCAAGCTTCTGCCCCATGGAAGCACCTTTACTGGCCAGCAACAAAGGTGGGGAGAATGCTGGATCTGAATAAGAGGAATCCCAGAGCCCAGGCTTCCTTTTGACTATGAGACTGATCCAgccccagagagaggcagagacagcaacATCATCCTTTCACACACACAATGACAGGTAGGGAAGAACAGGTGACCTCACCAGGGATATACATGGATAATCAGAAGTATGATAGAGTGAGAGGGTTTCTTGACACTTTGTCTTGTAACAGATGGGAAAATAGAGAcccagagcaggaaagaaagcTGTTCAAGGTCATACAATAAATTAGAACAAGACAGAAATAATCCTATTGAAGTAGACACTAAGCTCAGATGGCAAACAAGCCATACCCATCATGAGGCAGACCCAAGTTTTGTGGGGCCTGGAGCTTATAAAACCGGGTGccctttttaagaaaaagaatacaaaatgacaGATACAAAATTGCCAGGACACTGACCAGGGCCACGGAAGGCGCCTATGCAGTGAGAAGCCCAGAGATTTAAGCCTCTGTTAACCTCACAGCCAGTAACACCTCTAACTCCACCCACTAACTAGGCTGGACAAAGGCCAGGTGAAGGACAATGAGAAAGGAGAGTGGTCTTTTGTTTACCAGTGCTGAGGCTGCTCCCATCCATCCTTTCTACAGGGCCCTGGGCTGCAAGAGGCAGGatgcaggaagaaaaggagggagaaggcgTTCCAAGCTGTCAACTACAACAGTGCAGGTTAAAAATAGAATCCCAGCTGGTCCGACTTACTGGAGGCAAGATATTGGGCCTTTCTCTCTCATGCCAACTTTTTCAGGGGCGGAAGTAGGGTTGCCCACAGGCTTTGCAGCACTCTGAAGGAGATTGTTGATGAAGGCCCATCAGgagctgggccctgggctccGGATGACCACCAGATGGCAGTGGGAAGCTGGGTGGGGTCGGGCTCCAAGTCCAGTGTGAGCTGAAGTACCTGTGGCCCAGGGCTAGCCTAGAAGGTAGCACAAAAGCATGGCCTGAATAACACCATTTCGCACACAGTGCTGCCCTTTGGTCTACCAGATACTtacacatccatcaccttaccccctcccccaagccctgtCTAGTTACCAGATATGGAATCTCAGGGACCTCCcatccattttctgtctcttaaaatctGTCAAACATTTCAGGTCCAAATTTAATATCGCTGCCTCCCAGAAGTCCTTCTTGGTCATCCTCACAAAGCTTGTCTGCTCCTGTAGTACTTACTGCTTTCTCTCTTCTATCATATTGACTTGTGTTCCTGCCTGATTTCCCACACTGGGCTGGGAACAGCATAATGTGGTGAGAAAATGACAGCCTGGGCTAGAAGGCGGGGTGACAGAGGGGGTGGGAAATGTGGAGCTTCTCAGTGCAGCGTGACAGTCATCTTACATATACCAATTCACTTCATTCTCTCCTACACAACATTTCTCTTTGTTTGACAGAAAAGGAAGGTGAAGCTGAGAAAGCTTAATGGACTTACATGAAGTCCTGAGGCAACACTGAGCTCAGGTGTCTGCTcccaaaaccttttctttttccaggcaTGCTGCATTGTCTTTCAAGGCTTAAAGACCTGGGTTCCAGTAGACCTGGCCTGccttttaaaagttgattttgtGCAAGTTCTTTCAGTGAGTCTCAGTCTcagctataaaacaaaaataattacgTTAACTTCTGTgaaatgtgatttataataagaaatatacgTTGGGTCTTTACCCCCTCTCCaggcacagagttcctaaaacccttggaatttcctaagtgatgagagccCAAAAGGTGCTTTTTGACTTGTTGATGAACTGACTTTCCTAAAGCCTCTAGCTCACtttaagaacagagagggaggcaaaccttaagagactcttaactacagagaacaaactaagggttgctggaggagggggatgggttaa includes these proteins:
- the LOC125917285 gene encoding gastrin/cholecystokinin type B receptor, translating into LELAIRITLYAVIFLMSVGGNVLIIVVLGLSRRLRTVTNAFLLSLAVSDLLLAVACMPFTLLPNLMGTFIFGTVVCKAVSYLMGVSVSVSTLSLVAIALERYSAICRPLQARVWQTRSHAARVIIATWMLSGLLMVPYPVYTAVQPVGSRVLQCVHRWPSAHVRQTWSVLLLLLLFFVPGVVMAVAYGLISRELYLGLRFDEDSDNENQSRVRSQRGLRSGAGPGSAQPNGRCRPETGLAGEDGDGCYVQLPRSRQTLELSALTAPTPGPGCGPRPYQAKLLAKKRVVRMLLVIVVLFFLCWLPLYSANTWRAFDSSGAHRALSGAPISFIHLLSYASACVNPLVYCFMHRRFRQACLETCARCCPRPPRARPRPLPDEDPPTPSIASLSRLSYTTISTLGPG